Proteins encoded by one window of Dioscorea cayenensis subsp. rotundata cultivar TDr96_F1 chromosome 20, TDr96_F1_v2_PseudoChromosome.rev07_lg8_w22 25.fasta, whole genome shotgun sequence:
- the LOC120251876 gene encoding probable O-methyltransferase 3, giving the protein MRDSSHVWSPWLRTSKETPFEFYLGNRLGDVADEKLEFNKMFNDGMASDLVLVGDVVMMTCRDVFKGLKSFVEVGGGTKTMARAIAHVFPEVECTILDLPHKINTVKEDISLAEYFGGDMFVSVPLANATLSMDNF; this is encoded by the coding sequence ATGCGTGACTCTTCACATGTCTGGAGTCCATGGTTGAGGACCTCAAAAGAGACTCCTTTTGAGTTTTATCTTGGCAATCGGTTGGGGGATGTGGCTGATGAGAAGTTGGAGTTTAACAAGATGTTCAATGATGGTATGGCTAGTGATTTGGTGCTTGTTGGTGATGTTGTCATGATGACTTGTAGGGACGTGTTTAAGGGGTTGAAGTCATTTGTTGAAGTTGGTGGAGGGACTAAAACTATGGCAAGAGCTATAGCTCATGTTTTCCCTGAGGTTGAGTGCACTATTCTTGATCTACCTCATAAGATTAATACTGTGAAGGAAGACATTAGTCTTGCTGAGTATTTTGGTGGTGATATGTTTGTCTCTGTTCCTCTTGCTAATGCCACTCTCTCGATGGATAACTTCTAA